The Candidatus Polarisedimenticolia bacterium genome contains a region encoding:
- a CDS encoding sigma-70 family RNA polymerase sigma factor translates to MDERELIRQAQGGDLPAFEQIVRRWRDQVFRIARQIVGEDEAAKDVSQLVFIRLWQVLGKYREGGSFPAYLHRITVNVAIDFSRRQSRRDSIESRDPEGVDRLPSLSLPDDQPLAPGEVQRIFGVLARKLSHRQRAAFVLREIEGMPTEEVCEILGMSQSTVRNHILEARKVLQEGLRRLFPEYARGREDKKE, encoded by the coding sequence ATGGATGAAAGGGAGCTGATCCGGCAGGCGCAGGGGGGGGACCTCCCCGCCTTCGAGCAAATCGTCAGGAGATGGCGTGACCAGGTGTTCCGGATTGCCCGGCAGATCGTCGGAGAGGATGAGGCGGCCAAGGACGTTTCCCAGCTGGTCTTCATCCGCCTCTGGCAGGTGCTGGGAAAATACCGGGAAGGAGGCTCCTTCCCCGCTTACCTGCACCGTATCACCGTGAACGTCGCCATCGATTTCTCGCGCCGCCAGTCGCGCCGCGATTCAATCGAATCGCGGGATCCTGAAGGAGTCGACCGCTTGCCTTCGCTTTCCTTGCCGGACGATCAGCCCCTCGCCCCGGGCGAGGTCCAGAGAATCTTCGGAGTGCTGGCCCGCAAGCTGAGCCACCGGCAGCGGGCCGCTTTCGTCCTCAGGGAAATCGAGGGCATGCCGACCGAGGAAGTATGTGAGATCCTGGGAATGTCCCAATCCACCGTGCGCAACCACATCCTCGAGGCAAGGAAGGTCCTGCAGGAAGGGCTTCGCCGCCTCTTTCCCGAGTATGCCCGGGGACGGGAGGACAAGAAGGAATGA
- a CDS encoding type II secretion system F family protein has translation MPEFIAKMGTADGDVVERVYISDDAEALKRDLERKDFLVFSIRRKAGLGGFVPGIGRKRVKMKEFLIFNQQLAALIQAGLPIVSCLDVLLERRKNPAFKKALSDIRDQVKSGAALSEAFSSQGDLFPPIYSSSLASGERSGEVASVLRRYIAHTKKVLGLKSKVIAALIYPAILFGMSFVVLGILLYYVLPKFSEIYEGFGGNANLPLITRVLVGSSKFVQHNSLLIALALLGGFLGFTAWRKTAAGALTVDTVVLKLPFLGSIIHRYCVSRFTRTLGTLVSGGIPLVNSLEIAAPAAGNRLFQVRLTKVPGRVREGNALAASLEQTGLFSDLALEMVKVGESTGALQEMLENVSALYDEEIDNSLQNIEALLVPVMLVFMGLVIASIMLAIYLPLIKSYGMQGR, from the coding sequence GTGCCTGAATTCATCGCCAAGATGGGGACCGCCGACGGGGACGTGGTGGAGCGCGTCTACATCTCCGACGACGCCGAGGCGCTGAAGCGCGACCTGGAGCGCAAGGACTTCCTGGTCTTCTCGATACGGCGCAAGGCGGGGTTGGGGGGATTCGTCCCGGGCATCGGCCGGAAGCGGGTCAAGATGAAGGAGTTCCTGATCTTCAACCAGCAGCTCGCCGCCCTGATCCAGGCGGGATTGCCGATCGTCTCCTGCCTGGACGTGCTCCTGGAGCGCCGCAAGAATCCTGCTTTCAAGAAGGCCCTCTCCGACATCCGCGACCAGGTGAAATCGGGGGCTGCCCTGTCGGAGGCGTTCTCCTCGCAGGGAGATCTCTTCCCGCCGATCTACTCCTCCTCGCTGGCCTCGGGAGAGCGCAGCGGCGAGGTGGCCTCGGTGCTGCGCCGCTACATCGCCCACACCAAGAAGGTGCTGGGCCTGAAGAGCAAGGTGATCGCCGCCCTGATCTACCCCGCCATCCTGTTCGGCATGTCCTTCGTGGTGTTGGGGATCCTCCTCTATTACGTGCTGCCGAAGTTCTCGGAGATCTACGAGGGATTCGGAGGAAATGCCAACCTGCCCCTCATCACCCGGGTCCTGGTGGGCAGCTCGAAGTTCGTGCAGCACAACTCGCTGCTGATCGCGCTGGCGCTTTTGGGAGGCTTCCTCGGGTTCACCGCCTGGCGGAAGACCGCCGCGGGCGCCCTCACCGTCGACACGGTGGTGCTGAAGCTCCCGTTCCTCGGCTCCATCATCCACAGATACTGCGTCTCCCGGTTCACCCGGACCCTGGGGACGCTGGTTTCCGGCGGCATCCCGCTGGTCAACTCGCTGGAAATCGCCGCGCCGGCGGCGGGAAACCGTTTGTTTCAGGTCCGGCTCACGAAAGTGCCCGGACGCGTCCGGGAAGGGAACGCCCTGGCCGCCTCGCTCGAGCAGACCGGGCTGTTCTCCGACCTGGCGCTGGAGATGGTGAAGGTGGGGGAGTCGACGGGGGCGCTGCAGGAGATGCTGGAGAACGTCTCGGCCCTCTACGACGAGGAGATCGACAACAGCCTGCAGAACATCGAGGCCCTCCTGGTGCCGGTGATGCTGGTGTTCATGGGGCTGGTCATCGCGTCGATCATGCTGGCGATTTATCTGCCCTTGATCAAGAGCTACGGGATGCAGGGACGATGA
- a CDS encoding GspE/PulE family protein yields MAQEMKRRPAAAGVAEPAVAPAPEVPRDTEALSEDLHAQRLAERLKIPYVDLKDFQIDSDLFRSIPVDLMFRYNFVPWKMEGGKLLVVIADPSNVLMMDDLELLLGRSLVPAVGSPSAIQEILKKSESSQRVLEEATEEFKLQLIQEDESGEDALTIDKITSDQSPIVKLVDTTIFNALQRRASDIHIETRDREVMIKYRIDGVLINAMEPIDKKFHSTIISRIKVMSELDIAEKRVPQDGRFKLRIRGRTIDFRVSIMPSVHGEDAVIRILDKESVNQEFHELRLDVLGFSAEDLRKMRKFIREPYGMILVTGPTGSGKTTTLYAALSEIKSVEDKIITIEDPVEYQLQGITQIPVNEKKGLTFARGLRSILRHDPDKIMVGEIRDEETAQIAIQSALTGHLVFTTVHANNVVDVLGRFLNMKVEPYNFVSALNCIVAQRLVRLICVRCKHPIRATRAQLEESGLDPLRYEQHEFQEGRGCLECNGTGYKGRMAIAEILDMSDRIRQLILDRRSAAEIKRAAREEGMVFMRDIALARALEGATTLREINKVTFVE; encoded by the coding sequence TTGGCCCAGGAGATGAAGCGCCGGCCCGCCGCGGCGGGAGTTGCCGAGCCGGCCGTCGCGCCGGCGCCCGAGGTCCCGCGCGACACCGAGGCGCTCTCCGAGGACCTGCACGCGCAGCGCCTGGCCGAGCGCCTGAAGATCCCGTACGTCGACCTCAAAGACTTCCAGATCGACTCCGACCTGTTCCGCTCCATCCCGGTGGACCTGATGTTCCGCTACAACTTCGTCCCCTGGAAGATGGAGGGCGGCAAGCTGCTGGTGGTCATCGCCGACCCCAGCAACGTCCTGATGATGGACGACCTGGAGCTGCTGCTGGGTCGGTCGCTGGTGCCGGCGGTGGGCAGCCCCTCCGCCATCCAGGAGATCCTCAAGAAGAGCGAGTCCTCCCAGCGCGTCCTGGAGGAGGCGACCGAGGAGTTCAAGCTGCAGCTGATCCAGGAGGACGAGAGCGGCGAAGACGCGCTCACCATCGACAAGATCACCTCCGACCAGAGCCCCATCGTCAAGCTGGTGGACACCACCATCTTCAACGCGCTGCAGCGGCGGGCCTCCGACATCCACATCGAGACACGCGACCGGGAAGTGATGATCAAGTACCGCATCGACGGCGTGCTGATCAACGCCATGGAGCCGATCGACAAGAAGTTCCATTCCACGATCATCTCCCGCATCAAGGTCATGTCGGAGCTGGACATCGCCGAGAAGCGCGTGCCGCAGGACGGTCGCTTCAAGCTGCGCATCCGCGGCCGCACGATCGACTTCCGCGTCTCCATCATGCCCAGCGTGCACGGCGAGGATGCGGTCATCCGCATCCTGGACAAGGAATCGGTGAACCAGGAGTTCCACGAGCTGCGGCTGGACGTGCTGGGCTTCTCGGCCGAGGACCTGCGCAAGATGCGCAAGTTCATCCGCGAGCCCTACGGGATGATCCTGGTGACCGGGCCGACCGGATCCGGCAAGACCACTACGCTGTACGCCGCGCTGTCGGAGATCAAGAGCGTGGAGGACAAGATCATCACCATCGAGGACCCGGTCGAGTACCAGCTCCAGGGCATTACCCAGATCCCGGTGAACGAGAAGAAGGGGCTCACCTTCGCGCGCGGCCTGCGCTCCATCCTGCGGCACGACCCCGACAAGATCATGGTAGGGGAGATCCGCGACGAGGAGACCGCCCAGATCGCCATCCAGTCGGCCCTCACCGGGCACCTGGTGTTCACCACCGTGCACGCCAACAACGTCGTCGACGTTCTGGGGCGGTTTCTCAACATGAAGGTGGAGCCCTACAACTTCGTCTCGGCGCTGAACTGCATCGTGGCCCAGCGCCTGGTGCGCCTGATCTGCGTGCGCTGCAAGCACCCCATCCGGGCGACCCGCGCGCAGCTGGAGGAGAGCGGGCTGGATCCGTTGCGCTACGAGCAGCACGAGTTCCAGGAGGGGCGCGGCTGCCTGGAGTGCAACGGCACCGGCTACAAGGGGCGCATGGCGATCGCCGAGATCCTGGACATGTCGGACCGCATCCGCCAGCTGATCCTGGACCGGCGCTCCGCCGCCGAGATCAAGCGCGCCGCGCGCGAGGAGGGCATGGTGTTCATGCGCGACATTGCCCTGGCCCGGGCCCTGGAAGGGGCGACGACGCTGCGCGAGATCAACAAAGTCACGTTCGTCGAATGA